A window of Sphingobacterium sp. SRCM116780 contains these coding sequences:
- a CDS encoding COX15/CtaA family protein yields the protein MLPAAEKRFVRTNFITIIVLFLVIVAGGVVRSTGSGMGCPDWPKCFNRIIPPTAVSQLPVGYEEHYIAGRAKKNERFAKMIDFFGYRELASKIRHDKSILVHEEFNVAKTWTEYANRLVGVVAGFCLLFTAIYSFTYIKSKRSIFVWSVINLFVVVFQAWLGSIVVSTNLTPWVITVHMLLALVIVAIAIYTYFKARTLRDKSILVNRDSKGLKILAIISLLLMLVQVIFGTEVREMVDALTTSGMPRADFIQNIGQHFEIHRWLAYSSLILVIVLFFLVRSKFRGCTTQARFATILLILIGGQMLSGIILARFAIPAFAQTTHLVIGSLLFGTQYYLMLLLGKSKR from the coding sequence ATGCTTCCAGCTGCTGAAAAGCGATTTGTTAGAACTAATTTCATCACGATTATTGTGTTGTTTTTAGTGATTGTTGCTGGAGGGGTTGTACGAAGTACAGGTTCTGGAATGGGGTGTCCTGATTGGCCGAAATGCTTTAATCGGATCATACCCCCAACAGCTGTATCACAATTACCCGTTGGTTATGAAGAACATTATATAGCAGGTAGAGCTAAAAAGAATGAACGATTTGCCAAGATGATTGATTTCTTTGGCTACCGTGAATTAGCTTCTAAAATTCGTCATGATAAAAGTATTCTTGTTCATGAAGAGTTTAATGTTGCCAAGACATGGACCGAATATGCCAACAGATTGGTTGGTGTTGTTGCAGGTTTTTGTTTATTGTTTACAGCAATCTATTCTTTTACCTATATAAAATCCAAAAGATCAATCTTTGTTTGGTCTGTGATTAATTTATTTGTTGTTGTTTTTCAAGCTTGGTTAGGTTCTATTGTCGTTTCAACAAATCTAACACCTTGGGTAATTACGGTGCATATGTTATTGGCTTTAGTTATTGTCGCGATCGCCATATACACCTATTTTAAGGCAAGAACATTACGAGATAAATCAATCCTAGTCAATCGTGATTCTAAAGGATTAAAAATCCTTGCTATCATCTCTTTATTGTTGATGTTGGTGCAAGTAATTTTCGGAACGGAAGTGCGCGAAATGGTTGATGCATTAACCACTTCGGGTATGCCGAGAGCAGATTTTATACAAAATATTGGTCAACATTTTGAAATACATCGTTGGCTAGCATATAGTTCTTTGATTTTAGTAATTGTATTGTTCTTTTTAGTGCGTTCAAAATTTAGGGGTTGTACAACTCAAGCGAGATTTGCGACTATACTCCTGATTTTGATAGGGGGTCAGATGTTGTCAGGTATTATTTTGGCAAGATTTGCAATTCCTGCGTTCGCACAAACAACACATTTAGTGATTGGTAGTCTTTTATTCGGAACCCAATATTATTTGATGTTGTTATTAGGGAAATCAAAACGTTAA
- a CDS encoding cbb3-type cytochrome c oxidase subunit I, whose product MSSTVISHSAEHHDSHGHHHQESFITKYIFSGDHKMIAKQFLITGIFMAVFAMMLSILFRIQLAWPEKEFPILEVFLGKWAEGGRIAPDFFLSLVTIHGTIMVFFVLTAGLSGTFSNLLIPYQIGARDMASPLMNMMSYWLFFIASVIMIASFFVESGPASAGWTIYPPLSAVPTAISGSATGMTLWLVSMVLFVASQLIGGINYVSTILNMRTKGMDLWKMPLTIWAFFLTAIVGMLSFPVLVSAVVLLIFDRSFGTSFYLSDLVVQGQILPNEGGSPILFQHLFWFLGHPEVYIVVMPALGLTSEVISTNSRKPIFGYHAMVYSLIGITVLSFIVWGHHMFVTGMNPFLGGVFMITTLIIAVPSAVKAFNYMATLWRGNIRFTPAMMFAIGLVSFFISGGLTGLFLGNAALDINLHDTYFVVAHFHLVMGSASIFGMLCGVYHWYPKMFGRMMNTKLGYLHFWLTFIGAYLVFFPMHFMGIDGVPRRYYAFTQFAFMEKWVSVNMLITWAAIVAGLGQVAFLFNFFYSIFFGERAPQNPWNSNTLEWTTPVEHIHGNWPGEIPTVHRWPYDYSKPGHDQDFIPQNVPFSETMSSNFIHDFEGNEEAERIQAEWDAQHKK is encoded by the coding sequence ATGTCAAGTACAGTTATTTCGCATAGCGCTGAGCATCACGATTCGCATGGACATCATCATCAAGAGTCGTTCATCACGAAATATATCTTCAGTGGTGACCACAAGATGATTGCTAAGCAATTCTTGATCACAGGTATTTTCATGGCAGTATTTGCTATGATGTTATCAATATTATTCCGTATCCAACTTGCTTGGCCGGAGAAAGAATTTCCTATTTTGGAAGTATTCTTAGGTAAATGGGCTGAAGGTGGTCGTATCGCACCAGACTTCTTCCTTTCTTTGGTAACCATTCACGGTACCATCATGGTATTCTTTGTTTTGACAGCAGGTCTATCCGGTACTTTTAGTAATTTGTTGATTCCTTATCAAATTGGTGCCCGAGATATGGCGTCACCTTTGATGAACATGATGTCTTACTGGTTATTTTTCATCGCTTCTGTGATCATGATTGCATCTTTCTTTGTTGAAAGTGGACCTGCTTCTGCTGGTTGGACAATCTATCCTCCTTTATCTGCAGTACCTACAGCAATCTCAGGTTCTGCTACAGGTATGACTTTATGGTTAGTGAGTATGGTATTATTTGTTGCATCACAATTGATCGGTGGTATTAACTACGTGAGTACAATTTTGAATATGCGTACAAAAGGGATGGATCTTTGGAAAATGCCTTTAACAATCTGGGCATTCTTCTTGACGGCTATCGTAGGTATGTTATCATTCCCTGTTTTAGTATCTGCTGTTGTTTTGTTAATCTTTGACCGTTCATTCGGTACTTCTTTCTACTTATCAGATTTAGTTGTTCAAGGTCAAATTTTACCTAATGAAGGTGGTTCTCCAATTTTATTTCAACATTTATTCTGGTTCTTAGGTCACCCTGAGGTATATATCGTTGTGATGCCTGCGTTGGGTCTTACTTCGGAAGTAATCTCAACAAACTCTCGTAAACCAATCTTTGGTTACCATGCGATGGTTTACTCGTTAATCGGTATTACTGTTCTATCCTTTATCGTATGGGGTCACCATATGTTTGTGACAGGTATGAATCCTTTCTTAGGAGGCGTATTTATGATCACAACATTGATTATTGCAGTTCCTTCGGCGGTAAAAGCGTTTAATTATATGGCTACATTATGGAGAGGTAACATTCGTTTCACTCCAGCGATGATGTTTGCGATTGGTTTAGTATCATTCTTTATTTCAGGTGGTCTTACAGGATTATTCTTAGGTAATGCTGCTTTAGATATTAACTTACATGATACGTACTTCGTTGTTGCCCACTTCCACTTAGTAATGGGATCAGCTTCTATTTTTGGTATGTTGTGTGGTGTTTACCACTGGTATCCAAAAATGTTCGGTCGTATGATGAATACAAAATTGGGTTATTTACACTTCTGGTTGACTTTCATTGGCGCGTACTTGGTATTCTTCCCAATGCACTTTATGGGTATTGATGGAGTTCCTCGTCGTTACTATGCATTTACGCAGTTTGCTTTCATGGAGAAATGGGTATCGGTTAATATGTTGATTACTTGGGCGGCAATCGTTGCTGGTTTAGGTCAAGTAGCTTTCTTATTCAATTTCTTTTACTCGATATTTTTTGGAGAAAGAGCTCCTCAAAATCCTTGGAATTCAAATACATTAGAGTGGACAACTCCAGTAGAACATATCCACGGAAACTGGCCAGGAGAAATTCCTACGGTACACCGTTGGCCATATGACTATAGTAAACCAGGACATGATCAGGATTTTATTCCTCAAAATGTTCCTTTCTCTGAAACCATGAGTTCTAATTTCATTCATGATTTTGAAGGAAACGAAGAAGCGGAACGCATCCAAGCGGAATGGGATGCGCAGCATAAAAAATAA
- a CDS encoding cytochrome c oxidase subunit II, with the protein MSFKLNNRFKSISGFVLAIGLFFAVPSFASQDTVVVDTAKATTAVAVKATADTAKVVDSAAAAPASVAASAGTSTAKVDAAKVEEVKTIDPQVYKNFIYYVLLFLVICTVVAVIGKVISIYELTNKMNRKHNPLTSNTFQATLLFIFLFVFLGGVYYSFDHYGSMSWRDAVTEHGAKMDTMFVITTVITTFVLVITHILLLTFTFIYRMRKNGKAYYLPHNNTIEKIWTIVPAIVLTVLVLFGFFTWRAITNVPEDLQKSAIQIEVLGEQFQWQVRYAGADGVIGKRNYKMTTPTNSYGIDFNDKNSWDDIQGADIVIPVNKSVRFRIVSKDIIHSFFIPDFRVQINAVPGMTNYFQFTPTVTTEEMRERMNDYKYDYVMLCNKICGQGHYNMQKKVVVVTEAEYKAWLATQNKYFTEDLQKEFAGQTTPTPKVKDSVNVTASLN; encoded by the coding sequence ATGAGCTTTAAATTAAATAATAGATTCAAATCCATCTCGGGTTTTGTACTTGCAATCGGATTGTTTTTTGCAGTCCCATCTTTCGCAAGTCAAGATACTGTTGTGGTAGACACAGCTAAAGCTACAACAGCTGTTGCCGTAAAAGCAACAGCGGATACAGCAAAAGTTGTTGATTCGGCTGCAGCTGCTCCAGCAAGTGTAGCAGCTTCGGCAGGGACGTCTACTGCAAAAGTTGACGCGGCGAAAGTAGAAGAAGTAAAAACAATAGACCCTCAAGTCTATAAAAACTTCATTTATTATGTTTTATTATTCTTAGTTATCTGTACAGTAGTTGCTGTTATTGGTAAGGTTATCTCCATCTATGAGTTAACAAACAAGATGAATAGAAAACATAATCCGTTAACATCAAATACTTTTCAAGCAACTTTATTATTCATTTTCCTATTCGTTTTCTTAGGAGGTGTTTATTATTCATTTGATCACTACGGTAGCATGTCTTGGAGAGACGCTGTTACCGAACATGGTGCTAAGATGGATACCATGTTTGTCATTACAACGGTTATCACAACTTTTGTATTGGTCATTACACACATTTTATTATTGACGTTCACGTTTATTTATAGAATGCGTAAAAATGGTAAAGCCTACTATTTGCCACATAACAACACGATTGAAAAAATCTGGACGATTGTTCCAGCTATTGTGCTAACGGTATTGGTATTATTTGGTTTCTTTACATGGAGAGCAATTACCAATGTTCCTGAAGATTTACAGAAATCTGCTATTCAGATCGAAGTCCTTGGTGAGCAATTCCAATGGCAAGTTCGTTATGCTGGTGCAGATGGTGTAATTGGTAAGCGTAATTACAAAATGACGACACCGACGAACTCATATGGTATCGATTTTAATGATAAAAATTCTTGGGATGATATCCAAGGTGCTGATATTGTGATTCCGGTTAATAAATCCGTTCGTTTCCGTATTGTATCGAAAGATATTATTCACTCATTCTTCATTCCTGATTTCCGTGTTCAAATCAACGCAGTACCAGGTATGACCAATTACTTTCAGTTTACACCAACGGTGACAACTGAAGAAATGCGTGAGCGTATGAATGACTACAAATATGATTATGTTATGTTATGTAATAAGATCTGTGGTCAAGGACACTATAACATGCAGAAAAAAGTGGTAGTTGTTACTGAAGCTGAATACAAAGCATGGTTAGCGACTCAGAATAAATATTTTACTGAGGACTTACAAAAAGAGTTTGCTGGTCAAACTACGCCAACTCCAAAAGTAAAAGATAGCGTAAACGTTACTGCTTCTTTAAATTAA
- a CDS encoding quinol:cytochrome C oxidoreductase, translated as MGTHNHHHDYNFNERYEFAGKAKTFSIIAIVVGIAAVAYGMLMGDHILVERTYANLLLMGYYFTCVCAAGAFFVALQYVTQSAWSAGIVRIPQAMAGILPIAAIILLVIVGLGLSTHNLYHHWHAEGLTDPKSANYDSIIAGKSWYLNFSGFLTRQVIFMGLYSIFAVILAKLSYKEDLEGGLNSYKKSFKLSAIFLVIFGFTTPIWSFDTIMSLEAHWFSTMFGWYNFAAMWVSGLCAITVILIVLKKAGYMNWVNENHLHDLGKLIFGFSIFWTYVWFAQFVLIWYANMPEETVYFYKRWEPEYKPWFWLSIIINFVAPLLLLVDRDAKRKQNAMLFVSILLLAGHWLDYYIMIMPGTVETHRGFGIVEIGTTIGFIGLFTFLVLNKLSKQNLVAKNHPFLDESLHHQI; from the coding sequence ATGGGAACTCACAATCATCATCACGATTATAATTTCAACGAGCGATACGAGTTTGCTGGTAAAGCAAAAACATTCAGTATTATCGCAATCGTTGTTGGTATAGCTGCAGTAGCCTACGGAATGCTTATGGGCGATCATATTCTTGTAGAGCGTACTTATGCTAACTTATTATTGATGGGTTATTATTTTACATGTGTATGTGCTGCCGGAGCATTTTTCGTAGCCTTACAATATGTAACACAATCTGCTTGGTCAGCTGGTATCGTTCGTATACCGCAGGCAATGGCAGGTATTTTGCCTATTGCTGCAATCATTTTACTAGTGATTGTCGGATTAGGATTAAGCACTCACAATCTATACCACCACTGGCACGCAGAGGGTCTTACGGATCCGAAAAGCGCTAATTATGATAGCATCATTGCCGGTAAATCATGGTATTTAAATTTTTCAGGCTTTTTAACTCGCCAGGTAATTTTTATGGGACTATACAGTATTTTTGCTGTTATCCTTGCTAAATTATCTTATAAAGAGGACTTAGAAGGTGGTTTGAATTCTTACAAAAAGAGCTTTAAATTATCGGCTATATTCTTAGTTATATTTGGTTTCACGACACCTATTTGGTCATTTGATACGATCATGTCATTAGAGGCACACTGGTTCTCTACGATGTTTGGTTGGTATAATTTTGCTGCCATGTGGGTAAGTGGACTTTGTGCGATTACTGTTATTTTAATCGTATTGAAGAAAGCTGGATATATGAATTGGGTAAATGAAAATCATTTACATGACTTGGGTAAATTAATATTCGGTTTCTCAATCTTCTGGACTTATGTTTGGTTTGCACAGTTTGTATTAATCTGGTATGCAAACATGCCTGAGGAAACAGTATACTTCTACAAACGTTGGGAGCCTGAATACAAACCATGGTTTTGGTTGAGTATTATTATTAATTTCGTAGCTCCTTTATTGTTATTGGTAGACCGTGATGCAAAACGTAAGCAGAATGCGATGTTATTCGTTTCTATCTTATTGTTAGCAGGTCACTGGTTGGATTACTACATCATGATTATGCCAGGTACAGTGGAGACACACCGTGGATTTGGGATCGTTGAAATTGGAACAACAATTGGTTTCATTGGTTTATTTACATTCTTAGTGCTGAATAAATTAAGTAAACAGAATTTAGTAGCTAAGAACCATCCGTTCTTGGATGAAAGTTTACATCACCAAATATAG
- a CDS encoding c-type cytochrome — MLVMNKKNLLVTVCAALSLTAVVSSCGDKTTRSTGFEFSRNMYDPIAFNPDQPNENFKNKQTAQTPPKGTDPIGFTRFEYANTLEDYERAGREVTSPLEHTQANLEKGQALFTTYCAVCHGPEGKGDGSITKDREITDSRGTRKLENFPNPPSYHRTDAVNSSRGGLMADLTDGKIYHTIYYGHNSMGSHASQLSPEERWEVVMYVHELQKK, encoded by the coding sequence ATGTTAGTTATGAATAAGAAGAATTTACTCGTTACAGTATGTGCAGCGTTATCGTTGACAGCAGTCGTTTCTTCTTGTGGTGACAAGACTACTCGTAGTACAGGTTTTGAGTTTTCTCGTAACATGTACGATCCGATTGCATTCAACCCGGATCAACCAAACGAGAATTTTAAAAATAAACAGACTGCTCAAACACCTCCAAAAGGAACAGATCCGATTGGGTTTACAAGATTTGAGTATGCCAATACTTTAGAAGATTATGAACGTGCAGGACGTGAAGTAACTAGTCCTTTGGAGCATACACAAGCAAACCTAGAAAAAGGTCAAGCTTTGTTTACGACCTATTGTGCGGTATGTCATGGACCAGAAGGAAAAGGTGATGGTTCTATTACAAAAGATCGTGAGATTACAGATTCAAGAGGTACTCGTAAGTTGGAGAACTTCCCTAATCCACCTTCTTATCATAGAACGGATGCAGTAAATTCTTCAAGAGGTGGTTTGATGGCTGATCTTACAGATGGTAAAATTTACCATACGATCTATTACGGTCACAACTCAATGGGATCACATGCATCTCAATTGTCTCCTGAAGAACGTTGGGAAGTGGTTATGTACGTTCATGAATTACAAAAGAAATAA
- a CDS encoding DUF3341 domain-containing protein: MGNTKYILGSFADPDEMMHGIDKLQKNNVSIYDCFTPMPIHGIEAKLGVKPSRLPIAAFCFGALGTTLGFSLLYYTMVHDWPMNIGGKPSFAIPNFVPVTFEVTILICALGMVATFFYRNHLFPGRTPRVMDLRATDDRFIIAIDAQENADHALIDSLLKEAGAVEVKYNDRKYVSYE, encoded by the coding sequence ATGGGCAATACAAAATATATATTAGGTAGTTTTGCTGATCCAGATGAAATGATGCATGGGATCGACAAATTACAGAAAAATAATGTAAGCATCTATGATTGCTTTACTCCAATGCCAATTCACGGTATTGAAGCTAAATTGGGCGTTAAACCTTCGCGTTTGCCTATTGCAGCATTTTGCTTTGGAGCATTAGGAACAACATTGGGATTTAGTTTATTGTATTACACAATGGTGCATGACTGGCCGATGAACATCGGCGGTAAACCATCATTTGCTATTCCGAACTTTGTTCCCGTAACATTCGAGGTAACGATTTTAATCTGTGCATTGGGTATGGTGGCGACTTTCTTTTATCGCAATCACTTATTCCCAGGACGTACTCCTCGAGTAATGGATTTGAGAGCTACAGATGATCGTTTCATCATCGCTATAGATGCGCAGGAAAACGCAGACCACGCTTTGATTGATTCTTTATTGAAAGAAGCAGGTGCTGTAGAAGTTAAGTACAATGATAGAAAATATGTTAGTTATGAATAA
- the nrfD gene encoding NrfD/PsrC family molybdoenzyme membrane anchor subunit, translating into MSSHNESILREPLMTGKNITYAKITDDILLPVENKPNKAWWIGFTVAVLGALLWVVSVSYTFWTGIGAWGLNKTVGWAWDITDFVWWVGIGHAGTLISAVLLIFRQNWRNSINRSAEAMTIFAVICAATYVVAHMGRPWLAYWIFPLPNQFGSLWVNFNSPLVWDAFAISTYFTVSLVFWYCGLLPDIATIRDRAVGLKQKIYSVLSFGWNGSVKTWQRFEIVSLILAGISTPLVLSVHTIVSFDFATSVIPGWHTTIFPPYFVAGAIFSGFAMVQTLLLIVRKVMNFEDYITMFHIESMNKIIMTTGSIVGIAYLTELFIAMYSQSEYEMYAFENRMFGPYAWAYWSMMTCNVISPQLFWFKKIRTSIPISWILSIVVNIGMWFERFVIIVTSLHRDYLPSSWAMFYPTWTDVGIFVGSIGLFFTLFLLFLRFLPGIAIAEVKLLLKSSSLQQKTKLVKEGAFPAEQVEYFRDSLGKYDSITEEEIRELK; encoded by the coding sequence ATGTCATCGCATAACGAATCAATATTAAGAGAACCATTAATGACCGGTAAGAACATCACGTATGCAAAAATTACGGATGATATCTTACTACCGGTTGAAAATAAACCGAATAAAGCATGGTGGATCGGATTCACTGTAGCCGTTTTGGGTGCTTTATTATGGGTAGTCAGCGTTAGTTATACCTTTTGGACAGGTATCGGCGCTTGGGGTCTGAATAAAACAGTAGGCTGGGCTTGGGATATCACCGACTTTGTATGGTGGGTAGGTATCGGTCACGCAGGTACATTGATTTCAGCCGTATTATTAATTTTCCGTCAAAACTGGCGTAATTCTATCAACCGTTCTGCAGAGGCGATGACGATCTTCGCCGTTATCTGTGCTGCAACGTATGTTGTTGCCCACATGGGTCGTCCTTGGTTAGCGTACTGGATTTTCCCACTACCGAATCAATTCGGATCTTTATGGGTTAACTTTAACTCACCATTAGTATGGGATGCCTTTGCGATCTCGACTTACTTTACAGTTTCCTTAGTATTCTGGTACTGTGGTTTGTTGCCTGATATTGCAACAATACGTGACCGTGCTGTTGGTCTTAAACAAAAAATATACTCGGTTCTTTCATTCGGTTGGAATGGATCGGTAAAAACGTGGCAACGTTTTGAGATTGTGTCATTAATTTTGGCAGGTATCTCAACACCATTGGTACTTTCGGTACACACGATTGTATCTTTTGACTTTGCAACGTCTGTTATTCCAGGATGGCATACGACAATCTTCCCTCCATATTTCGTTGCAGGTGCGATCTTCTCTGGTTTTGCGATGGTGCAAACGTTATTGTTGATCGTACGTAAAGTGATGAATTTTGAGGACTATATCACCATGTTCCACATCGAATCGATGAATAAAATCATTATGACGACAGGTTCTATTGTTGGTATTGCATACTTAACAGAGTTATTTATCGCCATGTATTCACAATCAGAATACGAGATGTACGCTTTTGAGAACCGTATGTTCGGTCCTTACGCTTGGGCTTACTGGTCGATGATGACGTGTAACGTAATTTCACCACAATTATTCTGGTTTAAGAAAATCCGTACAAGTATTCCTATTTCATGGATATTATCGATCGTGGTAAACATCGGGATGTGGTTTGAGCGTTTCGTAATTATCGTGACGTCATTACACCGTGATTATTTACCATCATCTTGGGCAATGTTCTACCCAACATGGACTGACGTGGGTATCTTTGTAGGATCTATCGGATTATTCTTTACGTTATTCTTATTGTTCTTACGTTTCTTACCGGGTATCGCTATTGCCGAAGTGAAGTTGTTGTTGAAAAGCTCAAGTTTACAACAGAAAACGAAATTGGTTAAAGAAGGTGCATTCCCAGCTGAACAAGTGGAATACTTTAGAGATTCTTTGGGTAAATATGATTCGATAACAGAAGAAGAAATTAGAGAGTTAAAATAA